TCAATTCCGACAGGCGTTGGACACAAAAAATTCATGCGTTGACCGGCACTCCCATACGAGGCAGAGTCCCCGCCACATGGCATCGGGTTGAAAACCGGAATCATTGCCCGGCCAATTCTTCAGGACAGAACCATGGACATTCTCGATCGATTTTTCAAACCCTCCACCCGGGCCTTTATCCGCGAAGGTCGAAAACTTCCAGGGTTCTGGCCATGGGAGGCTCTGCACGGCTATATCTACGGCCGCTGGCCATATTTCTACATCGGCATGGGAACCGGAGAGCAC
This window of the Deltaproteobacteria bacterium genome carries:
- a CDS encoding 4Fe-4S ferredoxin, with product MDILDRFFKPSTRAFIREGRKLPGFWPWEALHGYIYGRWPYFYIGMGTGEH